Proteins encoded in a region of the Novibacillus thermophilus genome:
- a CDS encoding carbohydrate ABC transporter permease: MKSSSEKYLPLLFLAPSVLAVAVFVYGFISWTGYVSLSNWRSLVPDVSFAGFHNYVTLFQDFRFQSDLRNTLVFTVLFILGTLGLGFLLAVLIDQKLRFESFFRNVFLFPMALSFVVTGVVWQWVLNPSSGVNLLLQKMGVDNVPKWYTDTTIAFGIPLGEIEFGIPLAIIAVILAAVWQMTGFSLAMYLAGLRAIPEELREAARVDGASESQIYRKIVFPMLMPITISISIMMAHISLKIFDLIYAMTGPGSNFVTDVPGVYMFETTFRANNYANGAAIAMIMLFMVALFMVPYLISNRKGDAR, from the coding sequence ATGAAATCGTCGTCAGAGAAGTATCTGCCGCTTTTGTTTTTGGCGCCTTCCGTTCTGGCTGTTGCGGTTTTTGTTTACGGGTTTATCAGTTGGACCGGTTACGTGTCCCTCAGCAACTGGAGGTCCCTCGTGCCGGATGTTTCCTTCGCCGGATTTCACAATTACGTGACCCTTTTTCAGGACTTCCGGTTTCAATCGGACTTGCGCAATACGTTGGTCTTTACCGTCTTGTTCATTTTGGGCACCCTTGGGTTAGGTTTTCTGCTGGCGGTCCTCATTGATCAAAAACTGCGGTTCGAGTCTTTTTTTCGGAACGTGTTTTTGTTTCCAATGGCGCTGTCATTCGTCGTGACGGGGGTCGTGTGGCAGTGGGTATTGAACCCGAGCAGCGGGGTCAATCTGTTGCTGCAAAAGATGGGTGTTGACAACGTGCCCAAATGGTATACAGATACGACCATCGCCTTCGGTATTCCCCTAGGAGAGATCGAGTTCGGGATACCGCTGGCTATCATCGCCGTCATTTTGGCCGCAGTATGGCAAATGACGGGATTTTCGCTGGCGATGTATCTGGCCGGCTTGCGGGCCATTCCCGAAGAACTGCGCGAAGCCGCCCGCGTGGACGGGGCGTCAGAATCCCAGATATACCGCAAAATCGTGTTTCCGATGCTCATGCCTATCACGATAAGTATTTCGATCATGATGGCGCACATTTCGCTCAAAATTTTCGATCTCATCTACGCTATGACCGGGCCAGGCAGCAACTTTGTCACGGATGTCCCGGGAGTGTACATGTTTGAGACGACCTTTCGGGCGAATAACTACGCCAACGGCGCCGCAATCGCCATGATCATGCTCTTCATGGTGGCCCTGTTTATGGTGCCGTACTTGATCTCCAACCGGAAGGGGGATGCCCGGTGA
- a CDS encoding carbohydrate ABC transporter permease → MRLARGLKRGAVYAVLTVFAVAFLTPVYVMVVTSFKPPSAASLDAMWQLPDTLSWEGYRIALEKLLPSFLNSVYLAVPATLLSALLGSLNGYVLSKWKFKGSEWLFTAMLFGMFIPYQSILIPLLQFLQSIGLYNTIPGLILVHVVYGIPITTLIFRNFYAQIPDELLEAGKIDGTGFIGIYRSIVLPLSVPGFVVVCIWQFTNIWNEFLFAVTITSVGSQPVMVALQNLSGSQIVQWNVQMAAALLAALPTLIVYILLGKYFIRGLLAGSVKG, encoded by the coding sequence GTGAGGCTTGCACGCGGATTGAAGCGGGGGGCGGTGTACGCTGTTCTCACCGTTTTCGCTGTCGCCTTCTTGACCCCCGTCTATGTGATGGTGGTGACGAGCTTTAAACCGCCGTCTGCAGCGTCCCTGGACGCCATGTGGCAACTGCCTGACACGCTGTCGTGGGAAGGGTACCGCATCGCCCTGGAAAAGCTATTGCCCAGCTTCCTCAACAGTGTGTACCTGGCGGTGCCGGCCACGCTTCTCTCGGCTCTACTCGGATCTCTGAACGGATACGTTCTCTCGAAGTGGAAATTTAAGGGATCGGAATGGCTGTTTACGGCCATGTTGTTCGGGATGTTCATTCCGTACCAGAGTATTTTAATTCCGCTCTTGCAGTTTTTGCAGAGTATCGGGCTGTACAACACCATTCCGGGCTTGATCCTCGTCCACGTCGTCTACGGCATTCCGATCACGACACTCATATTCCGCAATTTTTATGCGCAAATTCCGGATGAACTGTTGGAAGCGGGGAAAATAGACGGTACCGGTTTTATAGGGATCTACCGTTCTATCGTGTTACCACTCTCTGTCCCCGGGTTTGTCGTCGTCTGCATCTGGCAGTTTACAAACATTTGGAACGAGTTTCTGTTTGCGGTGACCATTACGAGCGTCGGGTCTCAACCGGTTATGGTCGCCTTGCAAAACTTGTCCGGCAGCCAAATCGTTCAGTGGAACGTCCAAATGGCGGCAGCCCTCCTGGCCGCCTTGCCCACGCTCATCGTGTACATCTTACTGGGCAAGTATTTCATCCGCGGGTTGCTGGCCGGTTCGGTGAAAGGGTGA
- a CDS encoding ABC transporter substrate-binding protein, with product MKRHKGMTWLALFFAFALVLAACSSGETGGEEGGGTEESNGQETEGSESTESSGSVEIFSWWTGAGEEAGLLALIDLFQEQHPEIEVVNAAVAGGAGTNAKAVLASRMQADDPPGTFQVHGGSELNDGWVAADKMEPLNDLFEAEGWMDKFPQDLIDLVSKDGNIYSVPVNIHRGNVIFYNTKVFEENGLEPPTTFDEFFAVAEELKKAGVTPLSLGDKEPWTATQILENVALGVLGPDKYNQLWSGELKFDSPEFREAVDIFNKMLTYINEDHAARNWQDAAQLVADGEAGMNIMGDWAKGYFTTDLELTANEDFGWIETPETDGEFMVITDTFGLPKNVENPDAVKQFLSFLGSVEAQDTFNPLKGSIPARIDADPSKYDEYGQETMEDFKDSVLTPSLAHGSAAPEGFLTQANQAVNVFVTQGDVDQLIQSLEDAASAHNMR from the coding sequence ATGAAGCGTCACAAGGGGATGACGTGGCTGGCCCTGTTTTTTGCGTTTGCACTTGTGCTCGCCGCCTGTAGCTCCGGTGAAACGGGAGGTGAGGAAGGTGGCGGCACCGAAGAAAGTAATGGGCAAGAGACAGAAGGAAGCGAAAGCACTGAATCAAGTGGGTCTGTCGAAATTTTCAGCTGGTGGACGGGAGCCGGTGAAGAGGCCGGATTGCTGGCGTTGATCGATTTGTTCCAGGAGCAGCATCCAGAGATCGAGGTCGTCAACGCCGCGGTGGCCGGAGGAGCCGGAACAAATGCGAAGGCTGTTCTGGCCAGCCGCATGCAGGCCGACGACCCGCCGGGGACGTTCCAAGTTCACGGTGGTTCCGAATTGAATGACGGCTGGGTTGCCGCCGACAAAATGGAGCCACTTAACGACCTTTTCGAAGCAGAAGGGTGGATGGACAAATTTCCGCAAGACTTGATTGACCTCGTCAGCAAAGACGGCAACATTTACTCGGTTCCTGTCAACATTCACCGCGGCAATGTAATTTTTTACAACACAAAAGTGTTTGAAGAAAACGGGTTGGAACCTCCGACGACGTTTGACGAATTTTTTGCCGTGGCGGAAGAGTTGAAGAAAGCCGGTGTGACTCCCCTTTCCCTCGGGGATAAAGAACCGTGGACCGCGACGCAAATTCTTGAAAATGTCGCACTGGGGGTTCTCGGCCCGGACAAATACAACCAACTGTGGTCAGGCGAACTGAAATTTGACAGCCCGGAATTTCGGGAAGCGGTGGACATTTTCAACAAGATGTTGACGTACATCAATGAAGACCACGCAGCCCGAAATTGGCAGGACGCGGCACAGCTCGTCGCCGACGGGGAAGCGGGAATGAACATAATGGGCGACTGGGCGAAAGGGTACTTCACGACTGATCTAGAACTGACGGCGAACGAAGACTTCGGCTGGATCGAAACGCCGGAAACGGACGGGGAGTTCATGGTCATCACGGACACGTTCGGATTGCCGAAAAACGTCGAAAATCCCGATGCCGTCAAACAATTTTTGTCGTTCCTCGGATCGGTCGAAGCGCAAGACACGTTCAATCCGCTGAAAGGGTCGATTCCAGCTAGAATCGACGCAGATCCTTCCAAATACGACGAGTACGGACAGGAGACGATGGAGGACTTTAAAGACAGTGTCTTGACGCCGAGCCTAGCCCACGGTTCGGCTGCACCTGAAGGATTTTTGACGCAGGCGAACCAGGCGGTCAACGTGTTCGTCACGCAAGGGGATGTGGATCAGCTGATACAGTCGCTGGAAGATGCAGCAAGCGCCCACAATATGCGCTAA
- the yjjX gene encoding inosine/xanthosine triphosphatase: MRVVVGSHNPAKIEAVHTAFEKMGLEANITGVDVETGVSAQPFTDEETIEGAIHRAENSLNAQDGEVVDFGIGLEGGVVETPYGLFVCNWGAVVSKDGVVGIGGGHRVQLPDTIAQELREGRELGPVMDRWAGGHDIKKREGAIGVLTNHRITRVTMFRDVVICAFARFSNPQFYVGT; encoded by the coding sequence ATGCGTGTAGTAGTCGGGTCCCACAATCCGGCCAAAATCGAAGCGGTACATACTGCGTTCGAAAAAATGGGGCTGGAAGCGAACATAACCGGGGTGGACGTGGAGACTGGCGTCTCCGCACAACCGTTTACAGATGAAGAGACGATTGAAGGCGCCATCCACCGGGCAGAAAACAGTTTGAACGCCCAGGACGGGGAAGTGGTCGACTTTGGTATCGGTCTGGAAGGAGGGGTGGTGGAGACCCCATACGGCCTATTCGTGTGCAATTGGGGGGCTGTCGTGAGCAAAGACGGGGTCGTCGGCATCGGCGGCGGACACAGAGTTCAACTCCCGGATACCATCGCCCAGGAGTTACGGGAGGGGAGAGAACTCGGTCCGGTTATGGACCGATGGGCCGGCGGGCACGACATCAAAAAGAGGGAGGGGGCAATCGGTGTGTTGACCAATCATCGCATTACGCGCGTTACCATGTTTCGCGATGTGGTCATTTGTGCCTTCGCCCGGTTTTCAAATCCGCAGTTTTACGTCGGAACGTAA